The nucleotide sequence AAGTATTAGAACGATGCAGTAAAGAAACAGAAGATACAATTACAGCGGAAAGTAATGCATTTGCATCAACACCAATCCACTATTTAAAGGACAATCAAGGTGAATTTATTTATGTGGAATGTGCACAATTCAACGATATTCGCATCGATGCGGTAGCACTTGAATTTGATGATGCATTTAATCTGTATACGGCATTATTCGGCTTGAAACTGCAAAAGAAACATGGTGAAGTAATTCGTCAATATTTGAAAGACAATGTGAAATCCGCGTTAGGAAGCAGCAGTGCAGCGTTCTCCGGTCAAGAAGGGCTTTGGGAACTGAACATTGCGTTCGACTGCATAGAAGGTTTCCATGAGAAGATGACGATTACTGAAGTTTGTGAAATGCTTTACCAATTTGTTGCGCAATTATTATCGAAAGTCGAGAAATAAATGAAGCAAAAATACTTATATAGTTTTACTTGGCAAAGAGATGAATATGAACTTTCACGTTTGGAAATGCGCACATTTTTTAACTTTCACGTGGAAGGAAATGTTCTAATTAGCCAAGAAAAAATAGAGCCGAGTCGTAGTCCGTATATGCGTTCAAGATTAACCGTATTCCATGAAGCGAGTTCAATAGAGCAGCTGATAGAAATGGCGGCACAGCTGAAGCTTGGACAAAAGACGTTCAAAATTCACTGTTTAAATAATAGTGATGATGCGATTAAGCCAAAACTTAACAGAGCGATTCGAAACGACTATATGATTCGCCTGAGCTCAGCAATCAATGCCGAACCGGAACTTGTTAAGCCGGACTTAGTATTGGGACTTGTTATTCACGAGGAGCGCTATTATTTAGGCGAGCTTACATACGGTGAAGCGGTTTGGCTAAAGCATATGCAAAAGCCTGAAATGTACTCTACTGCACTGAGTACACGGGATGCCCGTGCGATTGTCAATATCGCGGTACCATTTCCGGACGGATTAAAGGTGATCGATCCTTGCTGCGGTATTGGTACGGTGCTTGTGGAAGCAATGAGTATGGGCATTGCAATTGAAGGGCGCGACATAAATAAACGTGTTGTGTGGGGTTCCCGGATTAATCTTCGTCACTTCGGCTATGAACCGAATGTGGAAATCGGTCCAATTGAAGAGGCAAGTGAAGGCTATGATGTGGCAATTATTGATATGCCATACAATTTATTTACGCATATTACAGGTGAGCTGCAGCAAAGCATCATTACAAATGCCCGTAGGATCGCAAAACGGGTTATCATTGTGACAATCGAGTCGATGGACGATAAAATTCGTGAAGCCGGTTTAACAATTATCGATAGAGCCGTATTGAAAAAAGGGAAATTCGAACGCCAAGTTTTAATATGTGAATAGAAGAAACGTTTCAATTC is from Solibacillus isronensis and encodes:
- a CDS encoding protoporphyrinogen oxidase: MVQLHLEVLERCSKETEDTITAESNAFASTPIHYLKDNQGEFIYVECAQFNDIRIDAVALEFDDAFNLYTALFGLKLQKKHGEVIRQYLKDNVKSALGSSSAAFSGQEGLWELNIAFDCIEGFHEKMTITEVCEMLYQFVAQLLSKVEK
- a CDS encoding TRM11 family SAM-dependent methyltransferase → MRTFFNFHVEGNVLISQEKIEPSRSPYMRSRLTVFHEASSIEQLIEMAAQLKLGQKTFKIHCLNNSDDAIKPKLNRAIRNDYMIRLSSAINAEPELVKPDLVLGLVIHEERYYLGELTYGEAVWLKHMQKPEMYSTALSTRDARAIVNIAVPFPDGLKVIDPCCGIGTVLVEAMSMGIAIEGRDINKRVVWGSRINLRHFGYEPNVEIGPIEEASEGYDVAIIDMPYNLFTHITGELQQSIITNARRIAKRVIIVTIESMDDKIREAGLTIIDRAVLKKGKFERQVLICE